The following coding sequences lie in one Primulina huaijiensis isolate GDHJ02 chromosome 2, ASM1229523v2, whole genome shotgun sequence genomic window:
- the LOC140968624 gene encoding metal tolerance protein 4-like: MYTMDSETPLLSSKQEPTETLLNHQKSRYSINTLRCDFLSKLPDKVKSGIDPESPFHIDFSKTPALAQGEREYYERQFATLKSFEEVDSLHSSNAIDERLELQELAEHERAMNVSNWANVFLLGFKIFATVKSGSLAIEASTLDSLLDLMAGGILWITHLSMKNINIYKYPIGKLRVQPVGIIIFAAIMATLGFQVLVQALEQLIQDKPTEKMSSDQLIWLYVIMLTATGVKLVLWIYCRRSKNNIVRAYAKDHYFDVVTNVVGLIAAVFGDKFYWWIDPTGAIFLALYTIFNWSGTVLENAVSLVGKSAPPEVLQKLTYLVLRHDLQIKRVDTVRAYTFGVLYFVEVDIELPEDLPLKEAHAIGESLQIKIEELAEVERAFVHLDYECDHKPEHTILCKLPNNDS; the protein is encoded by the exons ATGTATACAATGGATTCGGAGACGCCATTGTTGTCGAGTAAGCAAGAACCCACAGAAACTTTGTTGAACCATCAGAAAAGCAGGTATTCTATCAACACCCTGAGATGTGATTTCTTGTCCAAATTGCCTGACAAGGTGAAGTCGGGCATTGATCCTGAATCCCCGTTTCATATTGACTTCTCCAAAACACCCGCCTTAGCTCAAG GCGAGAGAGAGTACTACGAAAGGCAATTCGCGACCTTGAAGTCCTTCGAGGAAGTTGACTCCCTACATTCATCCAATGCCATCGATGAACGGCTGGAACTTCAAGAACTGGCGGAACATGAAAGGGCGATGAATGTTTCTAATTGGGCCAACGTTTTCCTCCTTGGGTTTAAA ATTTTTGCTACGGTAAAAAGTGGGTCGTTGGCCATTGAAGCTTCAACACTGGATTCTTTGCTTGATCTTATGGCTGGAGGAATACTTTGGATCACCCACTTGTCAATGAAAAACATCAACATCTACAAATATCCCATTGGGAAATTGAGGGTTCAACCAGTCGGCATTATCATTTTTGCTGCTATAATGGCAACTCTTG GATTTCAGGTGTTAGTGCAGGCTTTAGAACAGCTAATTCAAGATAAGCCTACAGAAAAGATGAGTTCAGATCAACTGATCTGGTTGTATGTCATCATGCTTACTGCTACTGGAGTTAAACTTGTTCTTTGGATTTACTGCAGAAGGTCTAAAAACAATATTGTTAGAGCCTATGCCAAG GACCATTACTTTGATGTTGTGACAAATGTGGTGGGGTTGATTGCTGCGGTTTTTGGAGATAAGTTTTATTGGTGGATTGATCCTACTGGTGCTATTTTTCTGGCTCTTTACACAATCTTCAATTGGTCAGGAACTGTTCTGGAAAATGCAG TTTCATTGGTGGGGAAATCAGCTCCTCCTGAAGTGCTGCAGAAACTTACCTATCTTGTTCTGAGACATGATCTCCAAATAAAACGTGTCGACACTGTCCGTGCTTACACATTCGGTGTTCTTTACTTTGTGGAG GTGGACATCGAGCTTCCAGAGGATCTGCCATTAAAGGAAGCTCATGCGATCGGAGAATCACTGCAGATAAAGATCGAAGAACTTGCCGAAGTCGAAAGGGCTTTTGTCCATTTGGATTACGAATGTGATCATAAGCCTGAACATACAATACTCTGTAAACTCCCAAATAATGATTCCTAA